In Streptomyces sp. 71268, the DNA window GCTCACGCTGACCGGTTGTGGCGACGACGGCGACGACGGCGGGTCGTTGTTCGGCAAGCCCAACAAGGGCGGGAACCAGGCCATCGGCGGCGGTGAGGGCACCGGCGGCGACGAGATCAAGATCCCGGGCCCGGACTCGACCGGGCTGACCGGTGGTTCGAGCTCGACGGGCACCTCGGGCGGCTCCGGCTCGACCGGCGGCTCGGACGCCAGCAGCGCTCAGGGCCTGTGGTACACGACGGAGCGGACCGACTCCGGGCAGGTGGGCATCCTCAGCGTCTCCGGCAGCGCGTTCGTCATGCGCATGGGCACCATGACGTGCTCGGGCACCTCCGACGACCAGATGAACGTCAACGCCACCTGCCAGGGCGACACGATGACCGGCAAGGCGGCGCTCAGTGAGGGCGGTCAGAAGCTGACGATCACCTGGAGCGACAGCGGCACCGACGAGTTCTCGCGGCAGATGCCCACCTCGTAGCCCGCGGCCCCGACGGCGTACGCACAGCGCGCGGTACGCCTCGGCGCGCGGTACGCCCTCACACAGCACAGCACAGCACACGAGCACGCGGCCACGGTCCCGTACGGGTTCCGTGGCCGCGCGCTCGTGCGTGGTGGCGCCGTCGGTGGGGCGACGGGCGGCCGCCGTGACCGAGGTGGCCGGGCGGGCCGGCTACTCGGCGACGTACGTGGTGCGGGTCCACCGGAACACCCGCAGGGCGCGCTCGCCGTGGGCGACGGTCTCCGCGGTCGGCGCGAAGTGCGCGTAGTGGTTCCCGCGCGGCAGCTTGAGCATGGACCCGGGGTCGCGCACGTACCGGATGCGCTCGTGGTCGGGGAGGTCCTCCGCGGGGCCGCCACGGAGGATGATATTGGCCTCGGCGGGCGCGGTCTGGCGGGGCAGGACGTCTTCGGTCGCGAGTTCGTTGGTCACGAGGGAAAGCTCCTCCGGTGAGCGGCGCGGTGGAGGCGGGTACGCGATCTCCAGCGAGACGACGGGGCCGCCTCTCCCGCAGTTCAGCAGCAGCCCGGCGCCCCAAGTAACCCCTAAATCCGATTCGTCGGGGTGGCGGGTGTTTCTGGGGGCGTTAGGGGCTTGGCAGTGACCTGCGTCACGCGCAGTGTGGGGCGCCGGCTACGCCACCGAGGCCGGTCCGGTGGCGGGGAGGCGGCCGGACAGAAGGGCCCGGGTGACGGCGTGCTCCGGCGCGCGGAACACCCGTTCCGTGGGCCCCGCCTCGACCGTGCGCCCCGCGTCGAGCACCAGCACCGTGTCGGTCCGGTCGCCGATCAGTCGCAGGTCGTGGCTGATCAGGACGAGCGCGAGGCCGTGTCGCTCGCGCAGGGCGACCAGCAGGTCCATGATCGCCGTCGCCGTCTCCCCGTCCAGCGCCGACGTCACCTCGTCGCAGACGAGCACGTCGGGACGGGCCGCGAGGGCCCGGGCGATGGACACCCGCTGGCGCTGGCCGCCGGACAGCTCGTGCGGGTAGCGGTCGGCGAAGTCGGCGGGCAGCGCGACCTGTTCGAGCAGCTCGGCCACGCGTGCGCGGGCGTCGGCGCCGCTCGTGCGGTGGTGCAGCCGCAGCGGGCGGGCGATGGCGGCGCCGGCCGTGACGCTCGGGTTGAGGGCGCCCAGCGGGTCCTGCGGGACGAGTTGCATCCGGCGCCGCTGGTCGCGGGAGCGCCCGTGCACCGAGGCCGCCAGCGGCGTGTCCCGCAATGCGACGGTGCCCGACGACGGCTTGTGCAGCCCGACCACGGCGCGCGCCAGGGTCGTCTTGCCCGAGCCCGAGACGCCGACGATGCCGAGGGACCCGCCGGCCGGCAGCGCGAGGCCGACGCCGCTCAGCACGGTGCGCCGCGCGCGCCGCGGACCCACCACCGCGCCGAGGTCCCGCACCGTCAGGAGCGCCGTGGCCGGGACGGGCGGAACGGTGGTGGCCAGGGTGGCGGCCGTGGTGGTGGCAGGGGGCGGCGCGGTGGTCCCGGCCGGCGCGCCCGCGCTCGTGGCGGGTCGTCGCGCCGGGAGCGCGGTACCTGTGGCGTACGGGGCGGCCGTGCCCGACGGGCGGGCCGCCGGGCGCAGTTCGACCACCTCGTCGGCGAGCCGGGACACCAGGTCGGCGTCGTGGCACGACAGCGCGATGGCGAGCCGGTGTTCGGTGGCCAGGTGCCGCAACAGGTCGCCGACCTCGTCGCGCAGCGCGGGGTGCAGGCCGGCCGTCGGCTCGTCGAGGAGCAGCACGACCGGCTCCCTGGCCAGCGCCCTGGCCAGGGCGACGCGCCGCTGCTGGCCACCGGAGAGCCCGCCCGGGCGGCGGTCGGCCAGGCCCTCGTCCACCGGCAGCCGGACCTCGGCCAGCAACCGCTCCACCGTGTCGGGCTCGGGCCGGACCGCCGTCTCGCGGAGCAGCGAGCGCACCCGCATCCGGGGGTTGAGCCGGGACCCGGGGTCCTGGCCGACGTAGGCGACGTGGTGCCGGCGCAGCGCCCGCAACTCGCGCTCGGCCAACCGCAGCACCGGGCGGCCGAGGACCTCGACCTCGCCGCCGGCACACTCCGCCCCGGGCGGCAGCGCGCCGCTG includes these proteins:
- a CDS encoding DUF5988 family protein, which translates into the protein MTNELATEDVLPRQTAPAEANIILRGGPAEDLPDHERIRYVRDPGSMLKLPRGNHYAHFAPTAETVAHGERALRVFRWTRTTYVAE
- a CDS encoding ATP-binding cassette domain-containing protein, whose amino-acid sequence is MTHRTRWTSKKSPRHPAPPVAPPAARSAADSADAAEPAVRVTDLTVVSTMGRHPLLAAGSLTVRPGQVVALTGPSGAGKTTLLRAVSGALPPGAECAGGEVEVLGRPVLRLAERELRALRRHHVAYVGQDPGSRLNPRMRVRSLLRETAVRPEPDTVERLLAEVRLPVDEGLADRRPGGLSGGQQRRVALARALAREPVVLLLDEPTAGLHPALRDEVGDLLRHLATEHRLAIALSCHDADLVSRLADEVVELRPAARPSGTAAPYATGTALPARRPATSAGAPAGTTAPPPATTTAATLATTVPPVPATALLTVRDLGAVVGPRRARRTVLSGVGLALPAGGSLGIVGVSGSGKTTLARAVVGLHKPSSGTVALRDTPLAASVHGRSRDQRRRMQLVPQDPLGALNPSVTAGAAIARPLRLHHRTSGADARARVAELLEQVALPADFADRYPHELSGGQRQRVSIARALAARPDVLVCDEVTSALDGETATAIMDLLVALRERHGLALVLISHDLRLIGDRTDTVLVLDAGRTVEAGPTERVFRAPEHAVTRALLSGRLPATGPASVA